AATGTCGAATCACTGAGGTCATAGAAAACCAGCATATTGTGGTCCTTGAAGGACTCGAAGCCTGGTTCGACGAACAACGCAAAGAAACGCGGACGTTGCACGCTGTCGGAGACGGTACGTTTATCGTCGATGGTCAAAAATTGGACCGGCGCGACATGATGCGTTCAAAGCTGCCGACCGGGGTTTAATTCCAGATTCTCCATATTTTTTCTGCAGCCTCCTCCCTCCTCACCAGCGATTAAAGAACATCTTCTCGTCCACCAAATTAAAGTTTCTCCCGTAACTAGCCGATAAAACGAAGATAGTTGTTTATCACCCAGTGAGGAGATGGCATTTTGAGCCAGTGTCCGTTATGGAAAAACGTCTTGACATACAACCAACCCAATGGGTCGAACCCGTTCTCGAATATCAACGGCTTGCCGACAGATATCAAACGGTTGAAGAGCGCGCCGAATCAGAGCGAAAAAAACACCGTGCCCTGAAACGACCTGAAAGACGCTTTGTCGCCCTACGCAAACTGGTGACACATCTTAAGAAAAACTACAGTTTTATCCGTGTTGACCACGTCAGTGCCGAGCGGGAGCTTCGCCAGCTTGGCCTGAGAAAAATCCACAATGACCTGGCCACGCTGTTATCCGGCCTTGAAGTGACGACCACTGCCACCAACGACATCGTTGGTCAAGTTACCAATCAGGCCTCGCTATTCCAGTTGGGACACAACGGGTCCACGGCCCAACTGGATCACCTGATTTATGCTAATCTGAGCCATGGTCTGCAAGTCCTCACGTTAGAACAACAGAACATCCGGATTCCGGTGATAGATCTGTCCTGCGTGGCGCTTTTAGAACGCTGCCAGGACAAACGACTCATGGCGAGTCACAACAACCTGTTGCTTTCGGTTCACGCGTCGAAGAAAAATGGCACAGAGAAAAGCTCCGTGCATGAAGGCTTCATACTTGACCTTTCGATTGCGATGGGCGTGATTGAGATCAATGACAGCGGACGTCGGGCTTTTATCTATCAACAGAGCGACACCTCTTTTGCCTTGTATGCCGACAAGCAGATCAGCATTGAGATTTAAGCTCACCTCACCTTAAACTGGTCACATCAATTCGATGAAATCGTTTGCTCAGCAACGCAACAAAGAAGGACAGCAGATGGAAACAACATTCAGTGGATCGTGCCTGTGCGGTAACGTCACCTTTGAAATCACAGGGGAGTTCACCACCTTTTATCTGTGTCATTGCCAACGCTGCCGCAAAGACAGCGGTTCCGCCCATGCCGCCAATCTTTTTTCAAACACAGCCCGATTAACCTGGCTTTCCGGCAAGGGAAACATCACCACCTTCACCCTGCCGGAAACGCGCCACAGCAAAAGCTTTTGCGCCATTTGCGGGTCCGCCCTGCCCGTTCAACTCAATAAAAGACTCCTTCAGGTCCCGGCAGGCTGCCTGGACAGTGACGTGCCCCTTCAACCCACAGCGCACATTTTTCTATCCGACAAAGCCAATTGGGATGAAGCGCTCGACAAGGTCACCAAATTCGAAAAGTTGCCCGCTTAAGGTGCCATTGACGCTTGACGAACAAAAAACCGGCTGGTAGCGTACACAAAACATCAGAAAGGAGTTATTTACATGGAGATTGTGAGTTTGTCTGGGGCAAAGAGAGGATACGTGGCTTAACGTTCACGATTCACCTCCCCACTGACTTCCCCTCTTTGCCCGGTTGACGCCGGGTTTCAACTGAATAGAAACCCATTTCATTTGTGCAGACCACACAGTAGGATGCCATTTGTGTGTCCGCACCACGACGATTCACAATGAACCGAGGGGTTTCCATGTCTCACTCTCAGAACGCACACATACACTCCCTCCCACAACTGGGCTGGAGTCATTATTTTCAACAACAACTCGACTTCGACGAATTGGAAAGCACTTTTCCCTGTCGCGTCTGCGCTGTTCATGGCCCGATCATCGATGTCATCTCCAATCAAGGTCAAAATCAGCTCACTCTTCCCGGAACATGGCAACAGTGGGACATTATTGAGCGCCCCACCGTAGGCGACTGGCTCCTGGTGGCGCGTGATAGTCTCAAACCACACCGCCTACTCGAGCGCAAAAGTCTGTTCCGCCGCAAGGCCGCAGGGCTTGAAGCCAAAGAACAGCTGATTGCCGCCAACATCGACACGCTATTCATCGTCACCTCGTGCAATCAGGACTTTAACCTGTCACGCCTGGAGCGCTACCTGGCTCTGGCCTATGAAGCGGACGTCCAGCCTATTGTAGTGCTGACCAAAACCGACCTGACAGACGATATTTCCTCTTACATCAGCCAGACCCGCAGCCTGAAACGGGATCTACTGGTCGAAGCGGTCAACAGCCTCGACCGTGCCTCCTGCGAGGTGTTGCTCTCCTGGTGCGGTTGCGGCCAGACTGTGGCACTCACCGGCTCATCCGGGGTCGGCAAATCCACCCTGATCAACACCCTGAGTGGACACACGGATCAAGCCACTGCCACCATCCGCGAGGATGATGCCAAAGGTCGTCACACCACCACAGCGCGGTCGCTGCACTTTCTACCCGAAGGTGGCATCCTCATCGACAATCCGGGGATGCGTGAACTGCAACTGGCCGATTGTGAAGAGGGTATTGCCAACCTGTTTGAAGAGATTGAGCAACTGGCCCGGCACTGCAAATTCAACGATTGCAGCCACCAGACGGAGCACGGCTGTGCCGTGAGAAATGCGTTGGAAAACGGATTACTTGATCCACGCCGACTGACGAGTTATCTCAAGCTCAAAGCCGAACAGCAACGCAACAGTGAAACCATAGCCGAGCGACGCAGCCGAGAAAAAGGGTTTCATAAAATGTGTCGGACAGTGATGTCGGCCAAACGAAAGAGGCAGGATGATCGGTAATTGAGTAACCGATCTCCGGCAGAACGCCGGAAACGGTCAACCATCATTACAATGAGCGGGCTCTGCCATAAGAGCCCGCTCGCTATTTGAATCAGATTTTCCTCGCTACCAGGGCAATCACCTCAGAGTCCTCATGGTAAGCGTTTCCAGCAACATCACTGTAATATTCCGTAATCTCAAAACCGCTCTCTGTAAATTCTCGCTTTACCGACGCCAGACTGAAATACTGCAGCCAGTTGTACACCTGCCATTGTCGACTCATCTCGACAATGGTGTATTTATCCAGACATACCTTTTCCTGCGCATATTTCATCGTTTTAGCAAAACCAAAGTAGTCCTGATCTGACCAGAAACCATCCATCAACCGCCGTTCAAAACAGGTGTTTTCCTGACGTGAGTTAAACGCCTGCAGCGAGAACACATCCAGCAACACCGCCCCGTCATCGTTGAGATGTCGATGAAAAACCTCCATCAGCTGATTTCTTTGCACCGGGCTCAACGGACAAAAATCACAATAGATCAAAGTGATCAGGTCAAAGCGTTTCTCTGACGCAAAATCGAGATAGTTTTGCTGACGGTAGTCAATATCCAGCCCTTTGTTCAGGGCTTGTTCTCTGGCATACGCAATAGAGCGTCGTGAAAAATCAATCCCAGTCACCGACGCGCCAAGCTCGGCAAACGGCAGCGTATAAAGACCTGGACCACAACCAAAATCGGCAATATGGCAATCCGGGCCAATTCTGAACCGTTCTTTCATCCAGTCGATAGACGCCTCGATAAACCCTTGATTGCGGGAGGCCGGTTCAAGATCAGGGTTAAGATGAAATTGCAGCATCTGCTGAGAAATGTGGGCATCATTCCACAGCGTCTCAGCCGTATAAAATTCAAATGGAGCAGGCTTGCTATCAACCTGTTGTAAAAATTCAAACATAGTCATTTCCTTTAACGTATAAAAAGCACAACGCCACGCAGTTACAACGGGAATTGGCTCGTGTAACGAAGGCTTTGATTTTTGAGGGAAGAACGAGAAACACTTCTCCTGTTGCCACTGAAACCAGAGGAGAAGCTGCACTCAAAATGTGCTCAATAGATGCGCTGACGCGCTTTTGAAAGGAAATTACTTCATAGAGACGAAGGTAAAGAAACCGGCGACTTTCGTCAAGGTTGAAACGAAATCAAACAGGCCGCTTCGATTTCGGCAGCCCCTGCGCCACCAGATCATACGAATCATCAATCATCGAAAAGATCTCCTCGTCTGAAATAGAGCCATCAAGGATCACCGTATTCCAATGGCGCTTATTCATGTGGTAACCGGGTATAATTGCCGGGAACAGCTCACGCAAAACTTCCGCCTTATCAGGATCACACTTCAGATTCACCCGCAACGGTTCGCCGTGGATATTCAGCAAGGCAAACATCTTTCCGCAGACCTTCAGCACCAAGGTTTCTTCATCGAAAGGAAAAGTTTCCTCGGCTGCCGGTTTGGATAAGAGGTAGCTGCGTAAGGTTTCGAAGTTCATTGCAAAAAGTTCCCTACGGATTTGAGACGCCACCAATATTCCTTATTTCAAGAATACGATTGGCGGGGAGAACAACAACGTCAGTATTCACATAAAAGGCTTGGTGAGATGCCGACACTGCCAGAGGGTACGCTTTTACGCTTTTCACATGTCCATGTTGATCGGAATAGCTTAATCGAATCGATTTAAATGGTATGTTTGCTGCTTCACCATTCAGAATTTTTTTCTGTTCTCTAAAAGCGCTATCTTTGCCTTGCTCGTAAGCATAATTATATGTTAAGGGCACAGATAAGATCACAAGGACAACAACAAGAAGACGCAACAGAAATTTAAAAAAATCACTTAGTAAAAAACGATGACGTTCATTTATTGATTGTTCATTATTTTCTTTGCTAAATAATTTTGAAACAAACTGAAATGGCTTATCAAAGAAAAGTATGAACATTACAAGATAAAATGCGAAAAAAATAAAAATAATCTTAGAAAAATAACCCCACTTATCGATACCGAGCAAACATGACTTCATTACACCATGAATGATTGTTTCTTCCATCGAGATAGGAAACATGCTTCCTAACAAACCCCAATATGAAAGATAGCCGTGGTATACTGCATAACCAAAAAAATAAGTTACGGCTGTAATGGTAGCGATAATCAGTGCAGAATTCTGAAGAATTTTCCCCACCAAAGATGATGATTCTGGACTACTCGATTCAAGATTACTCGTAAGAACTTCTGAGCTTTCAATACCGTTATCTATATCATTGGTTTCTTTTTCAATAGAATTGTCAGGAATAATTTTTTCCATAGACACTTTGCTCTTTCTTCTCTACTTCACAAAATAAAATCCCGGCGCCAACGATTCGGCACCAATTTCGTTGGTAAGCTCCGCTCTGATTTCAGCTTTATCCACCTCAACGACCTCAACATCATCCTCATTGATCACAAACGCCTTGTTGCCATGTTCAGAATAACTGATCAACTGATAGTCATCAGGGTCATTTGCCAGATAATAGAGATAAACACCCTCCGTCGCTTGACATTGCAGCTGGCTGGCGTCGGTTGGCCACATTCCATTTTCAGCATAATACCCTAGCACGCGTTCCTGACAGGTGGACAATGCGGTATTTGCGGCAACATTACCTGCCCTCTGTCGA
This is a stretch of genomic DNA from uncultured Desulfuromonas sp.. It encodes these proteins:
- a CDS encoding MmcQ/YjbR family DNA-binding protein, producing the protein MASQIRRELFAMNFETLRSYLLSKPAAEETFPFDEETLVLKVCGKMFALLNIHGEPLRVNLKCDPDKAEVLRELFPAIIPGYHMNKRHWNTVILDGSISDEEIFSMIDDSYDLVAQGLPKSKRPV
- a CDS encoding GFA family protein; its protein translation is MKSFAQQRNKEGQQMETTFSGSCLCGNVTFEITGEFTTFYLCHCQRCRKDSGSAHAANLFSNTARLTWLSGKGNITTFTLPETRHSKSFCAICGSALPVQLNKRLLQVPAGCLDSDVPLQPTAHIFLSDKANWDEALDKVTKFEKLPA
- the rsgA gene encoding ribosome small subunit-dependent GTPase A, yielding MSHSQNAHIHSLPQLGWSHYFQQQLDFDELESTFPCRVCAVHGPIIDVISNQGQNQLTLPGTWQQWDIIERPTVGDWLLVARDSLKPHRLLERKSLFRRKAAGLEAKEQLIAANIDTLFIVTSCNQDFNLSRLERYLALAYEADVQPIVVLTKTDLTDDISSYISQTRSLKRDLLVEAVNSLDRASCEVLLSWCGCGQTVALTGSSGVGKSTLINTLSGHTDQATATIREDDAKGRHTTTARSLHFLPEGGILIDNPGMRELQLADCEEGIANLFEEIEQLARHCKFNDCSHQTEHGCAVRNALENGLLDPRRLTSYLKLKAEQQRNSETIAERRSREKGFHKMCRTVMSAKRKRQDDR
- a CDS encoding class I SAM-dependent methyltransferase; protein product: MFEFLQQVDSKPAPFEFYTAETLWNDAHISQQMLQFHLNPDLEPASRNQGFIEASIDWMKERFRIGPDCHIADFGCGPGLYTLPFAELGASVTGIDFSRRSIAYAREQALNKGLDIDYRQQNYLDFASEKRFDLITLIYCDFCPLSPVQRNQLMEVFHRHLNDDGAVLLDVFSLQAFNSRQENTCFERRLMDGFWSDQDYFGFAKTMKYAQEKVCLDKYTIVEMSRQWQVYNWLQYFSLASVKREFTESGFEITEYYSDVAGNAYHEDSEVIALVARKI